A stretch of Bifidobacterium sp. ESL0704 DNA encodes these proteins:
- the leuC gene encoding 3-isopropylmalate dehydratase large subunit, with protein MASTLAQKVWADHLVYQGKDGAPDLLYIDLMLMHEVTSPQAFEGLRLAGRKPRHTDLLIATEDHNTPTVDIDKPNPDETSAKQLTTLERNCKEFGVLLHPLGDADQGIVHAFAPNLGLTQPGMTIVCGDSHTSTHGAFGALAFGIGTSEVEHVMATQTLSLKPFKTMAINVEGTLPKGVTAKDIILAIIAKIGIGGGQGHVIEYRGEAIRSLSMEARMTICNMSIEAGARAGMIAPDETTFEYLKGRPYAPTGEMWDKAVAYWKTLRTDDDATFDKEVTINASDLAPYVTWGTNPGQGAPITADVPDPAAIADADQRQATQSALEYMGLKPGMPIKSIPVDTVFIGSCTNGRIEDLRAAASVMKGHHKADSIHRVLVVPASSRARLQAEDEGLDKIFKDFGAEWRNAGCSMCLGMNPDKLVPGERSISTSNRNFEGRQGKGGRTHLASPLVAAATAIRGTISSPADL; from the coding sequence ATGGCAAGCACATTGGCACAAAAAGTCTGGGCTGATCACCTGGTGTACCAGGGCAAAGACGGTGCCCCGGACCTGCTCTACATCGACCTCATGCTCATGCACGAGGTCACCAGTCCGCAAGCATTCGAGGGCCTGCGACTGGCCGGGCGCAAGCCGCGTCACACCGACCTGCTGATCGCCACCGAAGACCACAACACGCCCACGGTCGACATCGACAAGCCCAATCCCGACGAGACCTCCGCCAAGCAGCTGACGACGCTGGAACGCAACTGCAAGGAATTCGGCGTGTTGCTGCATCCGTTGGGCGACGCCGACCAAGGCATCGTCCACGCGTTCGCACCTAATCTGGGGCTCACCCAGCCGGGCATGACTATCGTTTGCGGCGATTCGCACACCTCCACGCACGGCGCGTTCGGGGCGCTCGCCTTCGGCATCGGTACCTCGGAGGTCGAGCATGTCATGGCCACGCAGACTTTGTCGTTGAAGCCGTTCAAGACCATGGCCATCAACGTCGAAGGCACGCTGCCCAAGGGCGTCACCGCCAAAGACATCATCCTTGCCATCATTGCCAAGATCGGCATCGGCGGCGGGCAGGGCCATGTTATCGAATACCGCGGCGAGGCCATCCGTTCGCTTTCCATGGAAGCACGCATGACCATCTGCAACATGTCCATCGAAGCAGGTGCGCGTGCGGGCATGATCGCCCCCGATGAGACCACCTTCGAATACCTGAAAGGCCGCCCGTACGCGCCGACCGGCGAGATGTGGGACAAGGCCGTGGCCTATTGGAAGACGCTGCGCACGGATGATGACGCCACCTTCGATAAGGAAGTCACCATCAACGCTTCCGACCTCGCGCCTTACGTCACTTGGGGCACCAACCCCGGCCAGGGTGCGCCGATTACCGCCGACGTGCCGGATCCGGCCGCGATTGCCGATGCCGATCAACGTCAAGCCACGCAATCCGCGCTGGAATATATGGGCTTGAAGCCCGGCATGCCGATCAAGTCGATTCCGGTGGATACCGTCTTCATCGGTTCCTGCACCAACGGCCGCATCGAGGACCTGCGCGCCGCTGCGTCGGTGATGAAAGGTCATCACAAGGCCGATTCCATCCATCGTGTGTTGGTCGTGCCGGCCTCGTCGCGTGCCCGCCTGCAGGCCGAGGACGAAGGACTTGACAAGATTTTCAAGGACTTCGGTGCGGAATGGCGCAACGCCGGCTGCTCGATGTGCCTGGGGATGAACCCGGACAAGCTCGTGCCCGGCGAACGCTCGATCTCGACCTCGAACCGCAACTTCGAAGGCCGTCAGGGCAAGGGCGGGCGCACGCACTTGGCTTCGCCATTGGTCGCCGCCGCCACCGCCATCCGCGGCACGATCTCGAGCCCCGCCGACCTCTGA
- a CDS encoding AarF/UbiB family protein produces MDNKVSNAALKGDYAQNGPEEATDTGSLDAAEDVAGTEESQLSRSKPKETQLERSKPKESQPERSESKEFRQKGSKLKDSRSEESHPQEYNPEESSQKVSVPQTSSTSDDAVSLFGRRESFTQRYHLTRRGKAKRLGQIVKIMGQFDIAKGLTPRKLRLMLEALGPTFVKVGQMLSMRSEILPQQYCDELAKLRADADPMPYQTVVETLEREYGCPVDEIFADIDPKPLGSASLAQVHRATLVTGEDVAVKVQRPGVRQTMAQDVSIMRSVAKAATKFMGSTVQVIDLSGVVEELWDTFEDETDFLIEARHLAEFKRFCKPYRYMDCPKPYMDLCTQHVVVMDYIDGISLNHTGRLIEEGYDLKEIGTKLVDNYAAQILDNGFFHADPHPGNVIISGGKIVLIDLGMVGRLDRKTRRLLRQMIFAVGKQDSPALADGLLRFADAEPDSEDYPQLLRDLDVIVEEYGKVDLADLNIAQFAMALTNLAQRHGIEVPSTVTTMSRALVTLEGLLDEFIPDVNMIQIITDHATTSKRLDEVAAGEIKSLGIEGNKALHGSLDALAESKVAMRMLTRGQLRMNMEVIGSEEPLKQISDMVNRLTMALIVVGLFVGSSIVYYAGMKPIVFGIPVVGFMGYVVAFILGAWIVFDIYFKGRKAKKAAKGK; encoded by the coding sequence ATGGACAACAAGGTTTCCAATGCCGCGCTGAAGGGCGACTATGCCCAAAACGGCCCCGAAGAGGCGACCGATACCGGTAGCCTCGACGCAGCCGAAGATGTTGCCGGAACGGAAGAATCTCAGCTCAGCAGGTCTAAGCCCAAAGAGACTCAACTGGAAAGGTCTAAGCCCAAGGAAAGCCAACCGGAAAGGTCTGAATCGAAAGAGTTCCGGCAGAAGGGATCGAAGCTCAAAGATTCTCGGTCTGAAGAGTCCCATCCGCAAGAGTACAATCCTGAAGAATCCTCTCAAAAAGTGTCTGTGCCGCAGACCAGTTCAACCAGCGACGATGCAGTCAGCCTTTTCGGGCGCCGTGAGTCGTTTACGCAACGCTATCACCTGACCCGTCGCGGCAAGGCCAAACGTCTCGGCCAGATCGTCAAGATCATGGGGCAGTTCGACATCGCCAAGGGACTGACGCCTCGCAAGTTGCGGCTGATGCTGGAAGCGCTCGGTCCCACCTTCGTCAAGGTCGGTCAGATGCTTTCGATGCGTTCGGAGATTCTGCCGCAGCAATATTGCGATGAGTTGGCGAAGCTGCGCGCCGATGCCGATCCGATGCCCTATCAGACCGTCGTGGAGACGCTGGAGCGGGAATATGGGTGCCCGGTGGACGAAATCTTCGCGGATATCGATCCCAAGCCGCTGGGTTCCGCCTCTCTGGCCCAGGTTCACCGCGCCACCTTGGTCACCGGCGAAGATGTCGCGGTGAAGGTGCAGCGGCCGGGCGTGCGACAGACGATGGCGCAGGACGTCTCCATCATGCGTTCGGTGGCCAAGGCAGCCACGAAATTCATGGGCTCCACTGTGCAGGTGATCGACCTTTCAGGCGTGGTCGAGGAACTTTGGGACACCTTCGAGGATGAAACGGACTTCTTGATAGAAGCCCGGCATCTGGCCGAATTCAAGCGTTTTTGCAAACCATACCGCTATATGGATTGCCCGAAGCCGTATATGGACCTGTGCACCCAGCACGTTGTGGTGATGGATTATATTGACGGCATTTCACTCAACCATACCGGCAGGCTTATCGAGGAAGGCTACGATCTTAAGGAAATCGGGACCAAGCTGGTCGACAATTATGCGGCGCAGATTCTCGACAACGGTTTCTTCCATGCCGATCCGCACCCGGGCAACGTCATCATTTCCGGCGGCAAGATCGTGCTGATTGATTTGGGTATGGTCGGTCGTCTCGACCGCAAGACCCGCCGGTTGCTGCGGCAGATGATATTCGCCGTGGGCAAGCAGGATTCGCCGGCGCTCGCCGATGGCCTGCTGCGGTTCGCGGACGCCGAGCCCGATTCCGAAGACTATCCACAGCTTCTCCGTGACCTCGATGTGATTGTGGAGGAATACGGGAAAGTCGACCTTGCTGACCTCAATATCGCGCAGTTTGCGATGGCGCTGACCAATCTTGCGCAGCGCCACGGCATCGAGGTTCCTTCGACCGTCACCACGATGAGCCGTGCGCTGGTCACGCTCGAAGGACTGCTTGACGAATTCATTCCCGACGTCAACATGATTCAGATCATCACCGACCATGCCACTACCAGCAAACGTCTGGACGAGGTCGCCGCCGGCGAGATCAAGTCGCTTGGCATCGAAGGCAACAAGGCGCTGCACGGCTCGCTCGATGCGCTTGCGGAAAGCAAGGTCGCCATGCGTATGCTCACCCGTGGCCAGTTGCGGATGAATATGGAGGTCATCGGCAGCGAGGAGCCGCTGAAGCAGATTTCCGACATGGTCAACAGGCTTACGATGGCGCTGATCGTGGTTGGTCTGTTCGTCGGTTCGTCCATCGTCTATTACGCCGGTATGAAACCCATCGTTTTCGGCATCCCCGTGGTCGGCTTCATGGGTTATGTCGTCGCGTTCATCCTTGGTGCCTGGATCGTTTTCGACATCTATTTCAAAGGCCGCAAAGCGAAGAAAGCCGCCAAAGGCAAATAA
- the murA gene encoding UDP-N-acetylglucosamine 1-carboxyvinyltransferase, with amino-acid sequence MADTTEDVLHVEGGKPLGGTIKVRGAKNFVSKAMVAALLAPGVSMLKNVPEIRDVHVVSDLLRLHGATVDWDDAKGTLKIDATNVRLADVADVDTLSGSSRIPILFSGPLLHRLGEAFIPQLGGCNIGGRPIDFHLETLRRLGANVDKEHSDGIHITAPDGLHGAKIHLPYPSVGATEQTLLAAVQAEGKTELSGAATEPEIMDLVAVLQKMGAIISVDVDRTFRIEGVKTLKGFTHTALTDRIEAASWASAALATHGDIFVKGATQPEMMTFLNVYRKIGGEFDVTDEGIRFWHPGGDLKPVAIETDVHPGFMTDWQQPLVVALTQAKGLSIVHETVYENRFGFTKPLVKMGATIQLYRECLGSLPCRFQQRNYKHSAVIFGPTPLEGRDIDVPDLRGGFSHLIAALAAKGPSNVQGISLIDRGYADFRGKLAALGADFD; translated from the coding sequence GTGGCAGATACTACTGAGGATGTCCTGCACGTCGAAGGCGGCAAACCGCTGGGCGGCACCATTAAGGTGCGCGGCGCCAAGAATTTCGTGAGCAAGGCGATGGTGGCCGCCTTGCTTGCGCCCGGGGTATCCATGCTCAAAAACGTTCCCGAGATCCGCGATGTCCACGTCGTCTCCGATTTGTTGCGTCTGCACGGCGCGACCGTTGACTGGGATGACGCCAAGGGCACGTTGAAGATCGACGCGACCAACGTCCGTCTTGCCGACGTGGCAGATGTGGACACGCTCTCCGGTTCCTCGCGCATCCCGATCCTCTTCTCCGGTCCGCTGCTGCACCGCCTGGGTGAGGCGTTCATTCCACAGCTTGGCGGATGCAATATCGGCGGCCGCCCCATTGACTTCCACTTGGAGACCCTGCGCAGGCTTGGCGCCAACGTCGACAAGGAACACTCCGACGGCATCCACATCACCGCGCCCGACGGCCTGCACGGCGCGAAGATCCATCTGCCGTACCCGTCCGTGGGCGCCACCGAGCAGACGCTGCTCGCCGCAGTCCAGGCCGAAGGCAAGACCGAGCTTTCCGGTGCCGCCACCGAGCCCGAGATCATGGATCTGGTCGCTGTTCTGCAGAAGATGGGCGCCATCATCTCCGTCGACGTCGATCGCACGTTCCGTATCGAAGGCGTGAAGACCCTCAAAGGCTTCACTCATACCGCGCTGACCGACCGTATCGAAGCCGCGTCTTGGGCCTCCGCCGCGCTTGCGACCCACGGCGATATTTTCGTCAAGGGCGCCACGCAGCCCGAGATGATGACCTTCCTCAACGTCTACCGCAAGATCGGCGGCGAGTTCGACGTCACCGACGAAGGCATTCGTTTTTGGCATCCAGGCGGCGACTTGAAGCCCGTGGCCATCGAGACGGATGTGCATCCCGGCTTCATGACCGACTGGCAACAGCCGCTTGTTGTCGCGCTCACGCAGGCCAAGGGTCTGTCGATTGTGCATGAAACCGTCTACGAGAACCGTTTCGGTTTCACCAAGCCGCTGGTCAAGATGGGGGCGACCATCCAGCTCTACCGTGAGTGCCTGGGCAGCTTGCCGTGCCGCTTCCAGCAGCGCAACTACAAGCATTCCGCCGTCATTTTCGGACCCACGCCGCTCGAGGGGCGCGACATCGATGTGCCGGACCTGCGCGGCGGCTTCAGCCACCTCATCGCGGCGCTTGCAGCCAAGGGGCCGTCGAACGTGCAGGGCATCAGCCTTATCGATCGTGGTTATGCGGATTTCCGCGGCAAACTCGCTGCGCTTGGTGCTGATTTCGACTGA
- a CDS encoding phasin family protein, producing MADYKLGDGLRTIVLAGIGAMATTAEKGQEIVDALVKKGELTVEQGKALNTELKHKAQEVKDDMKAENAEDKGSTSAADKSAESDEKAE from the coding sequence ATGGCTGATTACAAACTGGGTGATGGGCTGCGTACCATAGTTCTTGCAGGCATCGGGGCAATGGCGACCACCGCTGAAAAGGGGCAGGAAATCGTCGACGCGCTGGTCAAGAAGGGCGAACTGACGGTCGAGCAGGGCAAAGCTCTGAACACCGAGCTCAAGCACAAGGCGCAGGAAGTCAAAGACGATATGAAGGCCGAGAACGCCGAGGATAAGGGCAGCACTTCGGCTGCCGACAAGTCCGCTGAAAGCGACGAAAAAGCCGAGTAA
- the leuD gene encoding 3-isopropylmalate dehydratase small subunit produces MEKLTQVTGVGVPLRRSNVDTDQIIPAVFLKRVTKTGFEDALFYAWRRDPEFILNKPEYRNKGKILVAGPDFGIGSSREHAVWALRDYGFRVIISPRFADIFYGNTAKNGVLAAIMPQENVELLWKLLEEDPGREMTVDLGERTVTCGDVTLPFDVNDYTRWRLMNGYDDIDLTLQHEDAIADYEKMRAQRFPFKPKTLPARHDPEQPVKSARPVDDSNWAGPLGA; encoded by the coding sequence ATGGAGAAACTTACACAGGTCACCGGCGTCGGCGTCCCGCTTCGGCGCTCGAACGTCGACACCGACCAGATCATCCCGGCGGTCTTTTTGAAGCGTGTCACCAAGACGGGCTTCGAGGATGCGCTGTTTTATGCGTGGCGTCGTGATCCGGAATTCATTTTGAACAAGCCGGAATACCGCAACAAGGGCAAGATTCTGGTTGCCGGCCCCGATTTCGGCATCGGCTCGTCACGTGAGCACGCCGTGTGGGCACTGCGCGACTACGGGTTCCGTGTCATCATCAGCCCGCGGTTCGCGGATATCTTCTATGGCAATACGGCCAAGAACGGCGTGCTCGCGGCCATCATGCCGCAGGAGAACGTCGAGCTGCTCTGGAAGTTGCTGGAGGAGGATCCCGGCCGTGAGATGACCGTCGATCTGGGGGAGCGCACCGTGACTTGCGGCGACGTCACCTTGCCGTTTGATGTCAACGATTACACGCGCTGGCGCCTGATGAACGGCTACGATGACATCGACCTCACCTTGCAGCACGAGGACGCCATCGCCGACTACGAGAAGATGCGCGCCCAGCGCTTCCCCTTCAAGCCCAAGACATTGCCCGCGCGCCATGATCCGGAGCAGCCGGTCAAATCCGCTCGTCCCGTGGATGATTCTAATTGGGCAGGACCGTTAGGCGCGTAG
- the dnaB gene encoding replicative DNA helicase, which translates to MADGKSWDSTRSNRDFNTRKDSFNGDTSANNATLFDRIPPHDDDAEMAVLGGMLMSKDAIGEVSQMIDVTDFYQPKHQTIYEAIITLFSASEPVDAVLVANTLLKDGNLEKVGGADYLHSLVAAVPTAANATYYAEIVHQRAILRNVIAAGTKIAQLGYSAEGSQAEDVVNLAQSEVYEMSVGKVRQDYEAIGPVVHDALDQLDALQNGTIEKGVPTGFKGIDDETQGLQPGQMIVVAGRPAMGKSTLGVDFARSAALHNNLTTVIFSLEMSKTELAQRIISAETGIPLVALRRADNDSLTPERWNTLNDFWTAMQNAPLFLDDSPNMSLMEIRAKCRRLKQTNDLKLVVIDYLQLMSSGKQEESRQQEVSGFSRALKLLAKELEVPVVALSQLNRGPEMRNDKKPQLADLRESGSIEQDADVVFLVHRPDFYNEEDRPGEADIILAKHRNGKTGTFPLAFQGEYSRFHDMPQDFNQGI; encoded by the coding sequence ATGGCTGACGGAAAATCCTGGGATTCGACGCGCTCGAACCGCGACTTCAACACACGTAAAGATAGCTTTAACGGCGACACTTCCGCAAACAACGCGACGCTGTTCGACCGTATCCCGCCGCATGATGACGACGCGGAAATGGCCGTGTTGGGCGGAATGCTGATGAGCAAGGATGCCATCGGCGAAGTCTCGCAGATGATCGACGTCACCGATTTCTACCAGCCCAAGCACCAGACCATCTACGAAGCAATCATCACGCTGTTTTCGGCCTCGGAGCCCGTCGACGCGGTGCTGGTCGCCAACACGCTCTTAAAAGACGGCAATCTCGAAAAGGTGGGCGGCGCTGATTACCTGCACAGCCTGGTGGCCGCCGTACCGACCGCGGCCAATGCTACGTATTACGCCGAAATCGTCCACCAACGCGCCATCCTGCGCAATGTCATCGCCGCCGGCACGAAAATCGCCCAGCTCGGCTATTCCGCGGAAGGCTCGCAGGCCGAAGACGTGGTGAACCTCGCCCAGTCCGAGGTCTACGAGATGAGCGTCGGCAAGGTGCGGCAGGATTACGAGGCCATCGGCCCGGTGGTCCACGACGCGCTCGACCAGCTCGACGCCCTGCAGAACGGCACCATCGAGAAGGGCGTACCCACCGGCTTCAAGGGCATCGACGACGAGACGCAGGGCCTGCAGCCCGGCCAGATGATCGTGGTCGCCGGCAGACCTGCAATGGGCAAGTCGACGCTGGGCGTGGACTTCGCGCGTTCGGCCGCGCTGCACAATAACCTGACCACCGTCATCTTCTCGCTCGAGATGAGCAAAACCGAGCTGGCCCAGCGTATCATCTCCGCCGAAACCGGCATCCCGCTGGTCGCTCTGCGCCGTGCGGACAACGACAGCCTGACCCCGGAGCGCTGGAACACGCTGAACGATTTCTGGACCGCGATGCAGAACGCGCCGCTGTTCCTCGATGACAGCCCGAACATGAGCCTGATGGAGATTCGCGCGAAATGCCGCCGCCTGAAGCAGACCAACGACTTGAAACTCGTGGTCATCGATTACCTGCAGCTGATGAGCTCGGGCAAGCAGGAGGAGAGCCGCCAGCAGGAGGTCTCCGGCTTCTCGCGTGCGCTGAAGCTGCTCGCCAAGGAGCTTGAGGTGCCGGTGGTCGCGCTTTCTCAGCTCAACCGCGGCCCCGAGATGCGTAACGACAAGAAGCCGCAGCTCGCCGATCTGCGTGAGTCCGGCTCCATCGAGCAGGACGCTGACGTGGTCTTCCTGGTCCACCGTCCCGACTTCTACAACGAGGAAGATAGGCCTGGCGAGGCTGACATCATCCTGGCCAAGCACCGTAACGGCAAAACCGGCACGTTCCCGCTCGCCTTCCAAGGCGAATACTCCCGCTTCCACGATATGCCGCAGGATTTCAACCAGGGGATCTGA
- a CDS encoding glutamine amidotransferase, translating to MTETQNENSQEPQAARPIDVMSIYPKDMNIYGDWGNVLTIKRRLALYGYEPVIHAYNQGDPWPEHVDMILGGGGQDSGQEKISDDFFKRADTLRALVQNDVPMLMICGMYQLFGEYFETIDGTRLDGIGIFGVYTEGREKRMIGNLLEHSDRFGDVIGYENHSGQTFLRDGVTPFGHVDHEGCGNNGEDHSEGARVHNVIGTYMHGPLLPKNPKVSDFLIRAAATHRYGQFQPQQTQEQQAELAHIDALAASARRVAATRPR from the coding sequence ATGACCGAAACACAGAACGAAAATTCGCAAGAGCCGCAGGCTGCCCGTCCGATCGACGTGATGTCCATCTATCCCAAGGATATGAATATCTACGGCGACTGGGGCAATGTGCTCACCATCAAGCGCCGGCTTGCGCTGTATGGCTACGAGCCGGTCATCCACGCCTATAACCAAGGTGACCCGTGGCCGGAGCATGTCGACATGATCCTCGGCGGCGGCGGGCAGGACAGCGGGCAGGAAAAGATTTCCGATGACTTCTTCAAACGGGCGGACACCTTGCGTGCCTTGGTGCAAAATGACGTGCCGATGCTGATGATCTGCGGCATGTATCAGCTGTTCGGTGAGTATTTCGAGACCATCGACGGCACCAGACTCGATGGCATCGGCATCTTCGGGGTCTATACCGAAGGCCGCGAGAAGCGTATGATCGGCAATCTGCTGGAGCATTCCGACCGGTTCGGCGATGTCATCGGCTACGAGAACCATTCCGGCCAGACGTTCCTGCGTGACGGCGTGACACCGTTCGGCCATGTCGACCACGAGGGTTGCGGCAACAATGGTGAGGATCATAGTGAAGGCGCCCGTGTCCATAACGTCATCGGCACCTATATGCACGGCCCGTTGTTGCCCAAGAACCCCAAGGTTTCCGACTTCCTCATCCGCGCCGCCGCGACACATCGCTACGGCCAATTCCAGCCGCAGCAGACGCAGGAGCAGCAAGCCGAACTCGCTCATATCGACGCCCTGGCTGCCAGCGCCCGTCGCGTTGCCGCAACGCGCCCGCGATAG
- a CDS encoding MurT ligase domain-containing protein: MQNKTSTPRKPFNAFATPTIGKAVRGLSRLLHHGGSALPGEVIEKIDPTFLARTLGQLPYGVVLVSGTNGKTTTTRMIASILKDLNLKVFTNPTGSNFTRGVVSALLTEVSAGGKLDADIAVLELDEAYAVHFVHQVKPRYSLLLNVMRDQLDRFGEIDNTARLLSHVAANTTGTVVLNREDRRIAALAHVVPQGTQVRYFGLSDELRKLFPSDDDMHAGDLSAAQKAAANVQGVNTALASAVATAGTSTSAHVENDVVEESSGRGADCASQDGASAVRTAVASDEPAGQRDDGSTSHDIFDSSGNRIIPKLDARETVSASSALADSLASQRLADVVLSRVGDHEAEFVMDDAEFETTVQLEGVYNLFNAAAALAVVRAVTEQIKNADTTLPRARDERLMRALSRVTPAFGRGEVIKVDGAPVELLLVKNPMGFRMSLSSFAPEGHDTMIVINDEYADGRDMSWLWDVDFTSLRDTGVKMVSGVRAWDMALRLEYEGVTVGQTDTNVEEAVRAFVTADPGTPKHIYCTYTAMLKVRSELGKYAEVADAGVGK, translated from the coding sequence ATGCAGAACAAAACCTCAACGCCGCGCAAGCCGTTCAACGCGTTCGCCACACCCACTATCGGCAAGGCTGTTCGTGGGCTTTCGCGCCTGCTCCACCACGGCGGCAGTGCGCTACCTGGAGAGGTGATCGAGAAAATCGACCCGACTTTTTTGGCGCGCACGCTAGGTCAGTTACCTTACGGCGTCGTTCTGGTTTCGGGAACCAATGGCAAGACCACGACCACCCGCATGATCGCCTCGATCTTGAAGGACCTCAATCTCAAGGTGTTCACCAACCCCACCGGCTCCAACTTCACCCGTGGCGTCGTTTCGGCGCTCTTGACCGAAGTTTCGGCTGGGGGCAAGCTGGATGCCGACATCGCAGTGTTGGAGCTCGATGAAGCGTATGCGGTGCATTTCGTGCACCAAGTCAAGCCGCGGTATTCCTTGCTTCTGAATGTCATGCGCGATCAGCTCGACCGCTTCGGCGAGATCGACAATACGGCGCGGTTGCTGAGCCACGTCGCTGCCAACACGACCGGAACCGTGGTCTTGAACCGTGAGGACCGACGGATCGCGGCGCTCGCCCACGTGGTGCCACAGGGCACGCAGGTCCGTTATTTCGGGCTTTCCGACGAGCTGCGCAAACTGTTCCCCTCCGACGATGACATGCATGCCGGGGATTTGTCCGCGGCGCAGAAAGCCGCGGCGAATGTGCAGGGTGTCAACACGGCCTTGGCCAGTGCCGTCGCCACTGCTGGCACAAGTACCAGCGCACATGTCGAAAATGACGTAGTCGAGGAATCTTCCGGTCGTGGGGCTGATTGTGCAAGTCAAGACGGGGCGTCCGCAGTAAGGACGGCAGTGGCTTCTGACGAGCCAGCCGGTCAGCGGGACGATGGCTCAACCTCACACGATATCTTCGATTCGTCAGGTAACCGGATTATCCCCAAGCTCGACGCGCGGGAGACGGTTTCCGCTTCCTCGGCTTTGGCGGATTCGTTGGCTTCCCAGCGTCTCGCGGATGTGGTGCTCAGCCGTGTGGGCGACCACGAGGCGGAATTCGTGATGGACGACGCCGAGTTCGAGACCACGGTCCAGCTCGAGGGCGTCTACAACCTCTTCAACGCGGCTGCGGCGCTCGCGGTGGTGCGCGCGGTCACCGAGCAGATCAAGAACGCGGACACCACCTTGCCCAGGGCGCGCGACGAACGCCTGATGCGCGCCCTTTCACGCGTCACTCCGGCCTTTGGCCGCGGAGAGGTCATCAAGGTCGATGGAGCACCGGTCGAGCTGCTGCTGGTCAAGAACCCGATGGGCTTCAGGATGTCGCTTTCCAGTTTTGCCCCCGAGGGCCACGACACGATGATCGTCATCAATGACGAATATGCCGACGGCCGCGATATGAGTTGGCTCTGGGATGTCGATTTCACCTCGTTGCGCGACACCGGCGTGAAGATGGTTTCGGGCGTGCGCGCGTGGGATATGGCGTTGCGGCTGGAATATGAAGGTGTCACGGTCGGGCAGACCGATACGAACGTCGAGGAGGCGGTTCGTGCGTTCGTCACGGCCGATCCCGGCACGCCGAAACATATCTATTGCACGTATACCGCGATGCTCAAGGTGCGCTCGGAGCTCGGCAAATACGCCGAAGTCGCCGACGCCGGGGTGGGGAAGTGA